A DNA window from Castanea sativa cultivar Marrone di Chiusa Pesio chromosome 7, ASM4071231v1 contains the following coding sequences:
- the LOC142643419 gene encoding F-box/kelch-repeat protein At3g06240-like has product MSQTREPPHPRRIFRQKKEHLPHDIVLNILANLPAKSVLRFRCVSKTWDSSITTPSFVSTHLNLNNNNNNNLAYLINFASTPFESQIHNTTTFKSTIPRFIGGYDPTFNRISEYPIPSGFPSSCYLTADSCNGLVCFTQHKCEYYPFITGAIYLWNPSIRKLKRLPDFSPNQHEWFSTGFAYQSNTNDYKVVKISQMSIPEDNVIETEAEAEVYTLSSNSWRRVGISLANNFWGLPVDNWTATFVSGALHWLGYVRGAASRYMILSFDVNNDKFGEIALPDGQQQQLLPQGVMAKQNRLMVFKGKLGFITLDYFLLYNINNDVYKDYMRSHANSCFIWVMGEYGVHESWSKLFFVQFENVISVRFFGCTSLGELLVIKEHYPEPNNERRWFTVVSLDLDENKSFLRLE; this is encoded by the coding sequence ATGTCTCAAACAAGGGAACCTCCTCATCCTCGTAGGATCTTCCGACAAAAGAAGGAACATCTCCCACACGACATCGTACTCAACATCTTGGCAAACCTGCCTGCCAAATCAGTCCTAAGATTCAGGTGTGTTTCTAAAACCTGGGACTCCTCGATCACCACTCCTAGTTTCGTCTCCACCCACCTTAatcttaacaacaacaacaacaacaacttagCTTATCTCATAAACTTTGCTTCTACTCCTTTTGAATCTCAAATTCACAATACCACTACTTTTAAAAGTACCATCCCACGCTTTATCGGGGGTTACGACCCCACATTTAATAGGATTTCCGAGTACCCAATTCCCTCTGGCTTTCCTTCATCTTGTTACCTCACAGCCGATTCATGCAATGGCTTGGTGTGTTTCACTCAACATAAATGTGAATACTATCCCTTTATTACTGGTGCTATATATTTGTGGAACCCCAGCATTAGAAAACTTAAGAGGTTGCCTGATTTTTCCCCAAACCAACATGAATGGTTTTCTACTGGATTTGCTTATCAGTCCAACACCAATGACTACAAGGTTGTCAAGATCTCTCAAATGAGTATACCCGAGGACAATGTGATAGAGACTGAGGCTGAGGCTGAGGTTTACACATTGAGCTCCAACTCTTGGAGAAGGGTTGGAATCTCATTGGCAAATAATTTTTGGGGCTTGCCTGTCGACAATTGGACTGCCACATTTGTTAGTGGAGCTTTGCATTGGTTGGGATATGTCCGTGGAGCCGCATCTCGTTACATGATTTTGTCATTTGATGTCAATAATGATAAATTTGGAGAGATAGCACTCCCTGAtggacaacaacaacaactgcTACCACAAGGTGTAATGGCAAAACAAAATCGTCTGATGGTGTTCAAGGGTAAACTGGGCTTCATTACATTGGATTACTTCCTACTATACAACATCAACAACGATGTATACAAAGACTATATGAGGTCGCATGCTAATTCATGCTTCATATGGGTGATGGGAGAGTATGGTGTACATGAATCATGgagtaaacttttttttgtccAGTTTGAAAATGTTATCTCTGTACGTTTCTTTGGTTGCACCAGTCTTGGTGAACTGCTAGTTATAAAGGAGCATTATCCTGAGCCCAACAATGAACGGAGGTGGTTCACGGTTGTTTCGCTTGACCTTGATGAGAATAAAAGCTTTCTTAGATTAGAATAA